The following coding sequences lie in one Populus nigra chromosome 15, ddPopNigr1.1, whole genome shotgun sequence genomic window:
- the LOC133674840 gene encoding protein RGF1 INDUCIBLE TRANSCRIPTION FACTOR 1-like produces the protein MGIQKPAWLGALYTQKFFAGCSYHEAAKKNEKNVCCLDCCISICPHCIPSHRFHRLLQVRRYVYHDVVRLEDLEKLIDCSNVQAYTINSAKVVFIKKRAQNRQFKGAGNYCTSCDRSLQEPFIHCSLGCKVDFVLKHYKDLSPYLRRCNALTLGPDFFIPQDMADDEMTNETPHSTIVDSDEPMSWSSSSSGSENMSIASTGIVRKKRSGLYVCARSLSKVSDEDMASSMSRRKGIPHRSPLC, from the exons ATG GGAATTCAAAAGCCTGCATGGTTGGGAGCTCTTTACACACAGAAGTTTTTTGCAGGGTGTTCTTATCATGAAGCTGCAAAGAAGAATGAAAAGAACGTGTGTTGTTTGGATTGTTGCATCAGTATTTGCCCTCATTGTATACCATCCCATCGCTTCCATAGGCTTCTTCAAGTTCGTCGTTATGTTTATCATGATGTTGTCCGACTGGAAGACCTCGAAAAGCTGATTGATTGCTCAAATGTTCAG GCCTATACCATCAATAGTGCGAAAGTGGTGTTTATCAAGAAGAGAGCTCAGAACAGGCAATTCAAAGGGGCCGGAAACTATTGTACTTCCTGTGATAGAAGCCTTCAAGAACCTTTTATCCATTGCTCTCTTGGCTGCAAG GTGGACTTTGTGCTGAAACATTACAAGGACCTTTCTCCATACTTGAGGAGATGCAACGCATTAACTCTTGGTCCTGACTTCTTTATCCCTCAAGATATGGCAGATGATGAGATGACCAATGAGACGCCTCACTCGACAATTGTGGACTCCGATGAGCCGATGAGCTGGTCTTCAAGTTCATCGGGTTCCGAAAACATGAGCATCGCTAGCACTGGGATTGTACGGAAGAAGAGGAGTGGATTATACGTATGTGCAAGATCATTGAGCAAGGTTTCTGATGAGGACATGGCTTCAAGCATGAGTAGAAGAAAAGGCATCCCTCATCGATCTCCTCTATGttag